The Helianthus annuus cultivar XRQ/B chromosome 15, HanXRQr2.0-SUNRISE, whole genome shotgun sequence genomic sequence TGAATATAGTTTAAAGggtggggggggggagggggggcaCTATAGTTTAAAgaggggctttataccacaccctgcaagttaaaGGAAGCCAGGaaggggctttaaagccccctgtgtgacgtggcggTAGGTGGCGTGATAAAGTACCTAGAGGTTTTATACCACACCCTGTAGCCTTACAAGCTTGGGTTGCTCCAAACCAGGTTGAGGGAAAAAgacatatttttcatttattttaactattttttagAACCCAACATAAGATTTGGTCGGGACTAGTAACTCAAATACATAAAATCTCCATTTATCAGAACAACCTTCGAACAActttttatcaaaaaaaaaaaaaaaaaaaaaaaaaaaataatctacAACTTACCTCAATTGTTCCCAGAATCATCTTGTTCCCACATCTCAACCCAATTCTTTTTAGCTTCTTCAAACCCAAGAACTGACCCTTTATTGTCAGCATCCCAACTAGTAGACAAAGTACCATAAGCAATCCCAAGTGTTGAAGCACCAAATGTTataaaagttgtcaaaaatggcAGCCAACGTGGGATTTGCCACAAGTTTTGTTCCtttattacactaaacacttgaaGCAAACCCAAACCAGTCACCAAAGGCACACCCACATTAAATAATATCCTAACTATCATCCTGTTCATCACCACATCTGGTATCTTATCATCTGCTTCtgcttcttctttcattttcttcatTTTTT encodes the following:
- the LOC110912816 gene encoding uncharacterized protein PAM68-like, which encodes MKTLHSVELTPTYITTLPFKNNNPSYTYSYNATKRWKINAKAKGFNGSNMEKKKTITNEEKMKKMKEEAEADDKIPDVVMNRMIVRILFNVGVPLVTGLGLLQVFSVIKEQNLWQIPRWLPFLTTFITFGASTLGIAYGTLSTSWDADNKGSVLGFEEAKKNWVEMWEQDDSGNN